In a single window of the Neodiprion virginianus isolate iyNeoVirg1 chromosome 1, iyNeoVirg1.1, whole genome shotgun sequence genome:
- the LOC124303031 gene encoding uncharacterized protein LOC124303031, producing the protein MSSSSLLIVIWLTLACTQSYAEELKLLQVIFRHGDRTPVYAMRNIYPLDPYINETWYPNGWDSLTKSGKIRAHQLGLFLRERYGSFLGDVYLKDKFVFHSSNTHRAILTTQLVAAGLFPPTEVERWHPTLDWQPIPVYSDPVTSSFLYMYSKQCPSFITLRRELEETDEKLVRRAQGLKETLDFVSRHVGVQVTQEEVALIYQNLYAEFQENKVLPQWTNGIFPDGKMKDIASYEYVIQNYNKSLIRLGTGRMIGEWMKNIDNFLNGTESGNPKAIFYGAHELNIGGILVILGVFESHIPFYTSAIILELSKVNNEYFVKFLYRNNGVLRELLIPGCSSANCSLQTFRELVADFISIDDPVAQCKGTKVLSFDHDCSTEERNFGFEDSMSFEKSRNGDFVATVKLESVFQMIYHWNVYLLTLAIVPVVFCLDLKLVQTLCRHGDRAPLENNAKWYPTDPYIDEKYEPVGHGGLTVEGRNRSFALGEFFRRKYFQQLNLSEYSESLFMARSSSLERCLLSAQAALLALFPGSKSIPIHHQIFSEDLLFLGVFICPAAGADKALADRTLQKLDGFGNWTYLREYISQYLGLNATRYHALFLFDTLRAQSLMGLQLPIWTRKMYQSGELETAAAYEYLLQSYTLRLKRINGGMWIREFIKNMDDVASERNSSKMLLYMGHEVNIAGLLSALDKFYLHVPKFSSCVIAELHKDPRNDQHYVRLFYKKSEELEELPISGCSIPCSLVHFKTLTRHLTLRDPSLECGWNTP; encoded by the exons ATGTCGAGTTCATCACTGCTGATTGTCATCTGGCTGACACTAGCCTGCACTCAGTCTTATGCCGAGGAGTTGAAATTGCTCCAGGTGATTTTCCGACACGGCGATCGAACGCCAGTGTACGCGATGCGGAACATATACCCGCTGGATCCGTACATCAACGAGACCTGGTATCCGAACGGTTGGGACAGCCTAACCAAG AGTGGAAAAATACGGGCTCACCAACTTGGCTTATTCTTACGCGAGAGGTACGGGAGCTTTCTTGGGGACGTTTACCTCAAGGACAAATTTGTGTTTCACAGTAGTAATACGCACAGGGCAATCCTAACGACCCAGCTCGTAGCTGCCGGACTTTTTCCCCCGACAGAAGTTGAGAG GTGGCATCCGACTCTTGACTGGCAACCGATACCCGTTTACTCGGACCCCGTAACATCGAGTTTTCTCTACATGTACTCCAAACAATGTCCCTCGTTCATTACACTGCGACGTGAGCTGGAAGaaactgatgaaaaattagTCCGCCGTGCCCAGGGGTTGAAAGAAACTTTGGACTTTGTAAGTCGTCACGTTGGAGTCCAAGTTACGCAGGAAGAAGTCGCGCTTATTTACCAAAACTTGTACGCAGAG TTCCAGGAAAACAAGGTATTACCGCAATGGACTAACGGCATATTTCCGGATGGAAAAATGAAGGACATTGCGTCATATGAATACGTTATCCAAAACTATAACAAGTCCCTTATTCGACTGGGAACAG GTCGTATGATCGGGGAGTGGATGAagaatattgataattttttgaacgGCACAGAGAGTGGTAATCCCAAGGCCATTTTCTACGGAGCACATGAGCTTAACATTGGAGGGATTCTGGTTATACTCGGAGTATTTGAGTCGCACATTCCATTCTACACTAGCGCAATTATCCTCGAGCTTTCCAAAGTCAATAACGAATATTTCGTCAAG TTCTTGTACAGGAACAACGGCGTTCTTCGGGAATTGTTGATACCAGGGTGCAGCAGCGCCAATTGCTCGCTTCAAACATTCCGTGAATTGGTTGCTGATTTTATTAGTATCGATGATCCTGTGGCCCAATGCAAAGGAACTAAGGTCCTATCA TTCGACCATGACTGCAGTACCGAAGAGCGGAATTTTGGGTTCGAGGATTCCATGAGCTTTGAGAAAAGCAGAAACGGTGATTTCGTGGCCACTGTAAAG TTGGAAtcagtttttcaaatgatttacCATTGGAACGTTTATTTATTGACCCTGGCCATAGTGCCTGTCGTTTTTTGCTTGGATCTGAAATTGGTGCAAACG CTGTGCAGACACGGCGACCGCGCGCCTCTTGAAAACAACGCTAAGTGGTACCCAACGGATCCTTACATCGATGAAAAGTATGAACCAGTGGGACACGGCGGATTGACCGTG GAGGGTCGTAACCGGTCCTTCGCCTTGGGTGAGTTCTTtcgacgaaaatattttcaacaattgaaCCTATCCGAGTACTCGGAGAGCCTGTTCATGGCCCGTTCATCGAGCTTAGAGCGATGTCTGCTGTCAGCGCAAGCTGCTTTGCTCGCTCTGTTTCCGGGCAGTAAATCGATTCCGATTCAtcatcaaatattttcagaggATCTGCTTTTTCTAGGAGTTTTTATTTGTCCGGCAGCTGG CGCTGACAAGGCTCTGGCCGATAGAACACTTCAGAAATTAGATGGATTTGGAAATTGGACTTATCTGCGGGAATACATTAGCCAATATTTGGGTCTCAACGCGACCAGATATCACGCTCTCTTCCTTTTCGACACGCTGAGGGCTCAG AGCTTAATGGGGCTGCAACTGCCTATCTGGACGAGAAAGATGTACCAATCCGGTGAGCTTGAAACAGCTGCCGCCTACGAATACCTTTTGCAAAGCTACACTTTGAGGCTTAAAAGGATAAATGGAG GCATGTGGATCAGAGagttcattaaaaatatggaTGACGTGGCAAGTGAAAGGAACTCGTCCAAGATGCTCCTTTATATGGGTCACGAGGTCAATATAGCAGGTCTTCTTAGCGCGCTGGATAAGTTTTACCTCCACGTGCCGAAGTTCAGCAGCTGTGTTATTGCCGAGTTACACAAGGACCCTCGGAACGATCAGCACTACGTGAGA CTGTTCTACAAAAAATCCGAGGAACTTGAAGAGCTTCCCATATCAGGGTGTTCGATACCCTGTTCGTTGGTACATTTCAAAACTCTGACCAGGCACCTCACCCTGAGAGATCCCTCACTAGAATGCGGATGGAACACACCGTAA
- the LOC124299976 gene encoding venom acid phosphatase Acph-1-like isoform X5: MTALVLLGFVSLASFFVDSSARELKMIQVMFRHGDRAPTTAVKEIYPLDPYANETWYPEGWGGLTNVGKRRAYELGLFLRSRYGDWLGNEYLNQTSQFRSSNVDRVIMSAQLLAAGLYPPHKIQRHVGTKVGQQEASEIYEQLYAEMGEHVKLPEWTEEIFPNGKLRDVAGYDYVIQSYNKSMIQLNGGQWIREWLKNVDNYLNGSSLSGNQIGFFYGGHEYNLASILAALGVFKPHVPYYSSAVIFELSKTDDEYFVKVLYRNRGNLMKIHLPDCQSFHCPLDTFRELYSDVILDDPYTYC; the protein is encoded by the exons ATGACCGCCCTAGTTCTACTGGGTTTCGTTTCACTGGCTTCATTTTTCGTCGACTCTTCTGCcagagaattgaaaatgattcagGTAATGTTTCGACACGGTGATCGGGCACCTACGACCGCCGTCAAGGAAATTTACCCCCTGGATCCTTACGCGAACGAAACCTGGTACCCGGAAGGCTGGGGCGGTCTGACAAAC GTCGGAAAACGCCGGGCCTATGAACTTGGCCTCTTTTTGAGATCGAGGTACGGCGACTGGCTAGGGAATGAATACTTAAATCAAACGAGCCAATTTCGAAGCAGCAACGTCGACAGAGTGATCATGTCCGCTCAACTTTTGGCAGCGGGACTTTATCCGCCGCACAAAATTCAAAG ACACGTCGGCACGAAGGTCGGACAGCAGGAAGCCAGCGAAATTTACGAACAACTTTACGCGGAG ATGGGCGAACACGTCAAGCTGCCCGAATGGACTGAGGAAATATTTCCAAATGGCAAACTGAGGGACGTCGCCGGTTACGATTACGTCATTCAGTCTTACAACAAGTCGATGATCCAGCTGAACGGAG GTCAGTGGATTCGCGAATGGTTGAAAAACGTGGATAACTATTTGAACGGTTCGTCGCTGAGCGGAAATcaaattggatttttttacGGCGGACACGAATACAACTTAGCTTCAATTCTGGCTGCTCTGGGAGTCTTCAAACCGCACGTTCCGTACTACAGCAGCGCCGTGATATTCGAGCTTTCCAAAACCGATGACGAATATTTCGTTAAG GTCCTCTACCGAAACAGGGGTAATCTTATGAAAATCCATCTTCCGGATTGCCAGAGTTTTCATTGCCCCCTGGATACGTTTCGCGAATTATATTCCGACGTGATCCTCGATGATCCGTATACCTATTGTTAA
- the LOC124299976 gene encoding prostatic acid phosphatase-like isoform X6 → MTALVLLGFVSLASFFVDSSARELKMIQVMFRHGDRAPTTAVKEIYPLDPYANETWYPEGWGGLTNVGKRRAYELGLFLRSRYGDWLGNEYLNQTSQFRSSNVDRVIMSAQLLAAGLYPPHKIQRWDPMLNWQPIPVHLISDSKNILYSLKFECSKYEAMRNELENTDEHLVRRAENLTDFFQFLSRHVGTKVGQQEASEIYEQLYAEMGEHVKLPEWTEEIFPNGKLRDVAGYDYVIQSYNKSMIQLNGGSYVQNAILPGVSAALIVTRVFSETHVMLL, encoded by the exons ATGACCGCCCTAGTTCTACTGGGTTTCGTTTCACTGGCTTCATTTTTCGTCGACTCTTCTGCcagagaattgaaaatgattcagGTAATGTTTCGACACGGTGATCGGGCACCTACGACCGCCGTCAAGGAAATTTACCCCCTGGATCCTTACGCGAACGAAACCTGGTACCCGGAAGGCTGGGGCGGTCTGACAAAC GTCGGAAAACGCCGGGCCTATGAACTTGGCCTCTTTTTGAGATCGAGGTACGGCGACTGGCTAGGGAATGAATACTTAAATCAAACGAGCCAATTTCGAAGCAGCAACGTCGACAGAGTGATCATGTCCGCTCAACTTTTGGCAGCGGGACTTTATCCGCCGCACAAAATTCAAAG GTGGGATCCGATGCTGAATTGGCAGCCGATACCGGTTCACCTTATTTCAGactcgaaaaatattctctaCAGCCTCAAATTCGAGTGTTCAAAGTACGAAGCGATGCGAAACGAGCTAGAAAACACGGACGAACATTTGGTGCGACGGGCCGAAAAtttgaccgatttttttcaattcttgagCAGACACGTCGGCACGAAGGTCGGACAGCAGGAAGCCAGCGAAATTTACGAACAACTTTACGCGGAG ATGGGCGAACACGTCAAGCTGCCCGAATGGACTGAGGAAATATTTCCAAATGGCAAACTGAGGGACGTCGCCGGTTACGATTACGTCATTCAGTCTTACAACAAGTCGATGATCCAGCTGAACGGAGGTAGCTACGTCCAAAATGCCATTCTTCCTGGTGTTTCCGCTGCTTTGATCGTAACTCGCGTATTTTCAG aGACACACGTGATGCTGCTTTAA
- the LOC124299976 gene encoding venom acid phosphatase Acph-1-like isoform X4, protein MTALVLLGFVSLASFFVDSSARELKMIQVMFRHGDRAPTTAVKEIYPLDPYANETWYPEGWGGLTNVGKRRAYELGLFLRSRYGDWLGNEYLNQTSQFRSSNVDRVIMSAQLLAAGLYPPHKIQSLKFECSKHVGTKVGQQEASEIYEQLYAEMGEHVKLPEWTEEIFPNGKLRDVAGYDYVIQSYNKSMIQLNGGQWIREWLKNVDNYLNGSSLSGNQIGFFYGGHEYNLASILAALGVFKPHVPYYSSAVIFELSKTDDEYFVKVLYRNRGNLMKIHLPDCQSFHCPLDTFRELYSDVILDDPYTYC, encoded by the exons ATGACCGCCCTAGTTCTACTGGGTTTCGTTTCACTGGCTTCATTTTTCGTCGACTCTTCTGCcagagaattgaaaatgattcagGTAATGTTTCGACACGGTGATCGGGCACCTACGACCGCCGTCAAGGAAATTTACCCCCTGGATCCTTACGCGAACGAAACCTGGTACCCGGAAGGCTGGGGCGGTCTGACAAAC GTCGGAAAACGCCGGGCCTATGAACTTGGCCTCTTTTTGAGATCGAGGTACGGCGACTGGCTAGGGAATGAATACTTAAATCAAACGAGCCAATTTCGAAGCAGCAACGTCGACAGAGTGATCATGTCCGCTCAACTTTTGGCAGCGGGACTTTATCCGCCGCACAAAATTCAAAG CCTCAAATTCGAGTGTTCAAA ACACGTCGGCACGAAGGTCGGACAGCAGGAAGCCAGCGAAATTTACGAACAACTTTACGCGGAG ATGGGCGAACACGTCAAGCTGCCCGAATGGACTGAGGAAATATTTCCAAATGGCAAACTGAGGGACGTCGCCGGTTACGATTACGTCATTCAGTCTTACAACAAGTCGATGATCCAGCTGAACGGAG GTCAGTGGATTCGCGAATGGTTGAAAAACGTGGATAACTATTTGAACGGTTCGTCGCTGAGCGGAAATcaaattggatttttttacGGCGGACACGAATACAACTTAGCTTCAATTCTGGCTGCTCTGGGAGTCTTCAAACCGCACGTTCCGTACTACAGCAGCGCCGTGATATTCGAGCTTTCCAAAACCGATGACGAATATTTCGTTAAG GTCCTCTACCGAAACAGGGGTAATCTTATGAAAATCCATCTTCCGGATTGCCAGAGTTTTCATTGCCCCCTGGATACGTTTCGCGAATTATATTCCGACGTGATCCTCGATGATCCGTATACCTATTGTTAA
- the LOC124299976 gene encoding venom acid phosphatase Acph-1-like isoform X1 gives MTALVLLGFVSLASFFVDSSARELKMIQVMFRHGDRAPTTAVKEIYPLDPYANETWYPEGWGGLTNVGKRRAYELGLFLRSRYGDWLGNEYLNQTSQFRSSNVDRVIMSAQLLAAGLYPPHKIQRWDPMLNWQPIPVHLISDSKNILYSLKFECSKYEAMRNELENTDEHLVRRAENLTDFFQFLSRHVGTKVGQQEASEIYEQLYAEMGEHVKLPEWTEEIFPNGKLRDVAGYDYVIQSYNKSMIQLNGGQWIREWLKNVDNYLNGSSLSGNQIGFFYGGHEYNLASILAALGVFKPHVPYYSSAVIFELSKTDDEYFVKVLYRNRGNLMKIHLPDCQSFHCPLDTFRELYSDVILDDPYTYC, from the exons ATGACCGCCCTAGTTCTACTGGGTTTCGTTTCACTGGCTTCATTTTTCGTCGACTCTTCTGCcagagaattgaaaatgattcagGTAATGTTTCGACACGGTGATCGGGCACCTACGACCGCCGTCAAGGAAATTTACCCCCTGGATCCTTACGCGAACGAAACCTGGTACCCGGAAGGCTGGGGCGGTCTGACAAAC GTCGGAAAACGCCGGGCCTATGAACTTGGCCTCTTTTTGAGATCGAGGTACGGCGACTGGCTAGGGAATGAATACTTAAATCAAACGAGCCAATTTCGAAGCAGCAACGTCGACAGAGTGATCATGTCCGCTCAACTTTTGGCAGCGGGACTTTATCCGCCGCACAAAATTCAAAG GTGGGATCCGATGCTGAATTGGCAGCCGATACCGGTTCACCTTATTTCAGactcgaaaaatattctctaCAGCCTCAAATTCGAGTGTTCAAAGTACGAAGCGATGCGAAACGAGCTAGAAAACACGGACGAACATTTGGTGCGACGGGCCGAAAAtttgaccgatttttttcaattcttgagCAGACACGTCGGCACGAAGGTCGGACAGCAGGAAGCCAGCGAAATTTACGAACAACTTTACGCGGAG ATGGGCGAACACGTCAAGCTGCCCGAATGGACTGAGGAAATATTTCCAAATGGCAAACTGAGGGACGTCGCCGGTTACGATTACGTCATTCAGTCTTACAACAAGTCGATGATCCAGCTGAACGGAG GTCAGTGGATTCGCGAATGGTTGAAAAACGTGGATAACTATTTGAACGGTTCGTCGCTGAGCGGAAATcaaattggatttttttacGGCGGACACGAATACAACTTAGCTTCAATTCTGGCTGCTCTGGGAGTCTTCAAACCGCACGTTCCGTACTACAGCAGCGCCGTGATATTCGAGCTTTCCAAAACCGATGACGAATATTTCGTTAAG GTCCTCTACCGAAACAGGGGTAATCTTATGAAAATCCATCTTCCGGATTGCCAGAGTTTTCATTGCCCCCTGGATACGTTTCGCGAATTATATTCCGACGTGATCCTCGATGATCCGTATACCTATTGTTAA
- the LOC124299976 gene encoding venom acid phosphatase Acph-1-like isoform X2 produces the protein MTALVLLGFVSLASFFVDSSARELKMIQVMFRHGDRAPTTAVKEIYPLDPYANETWYPEGWGGLTNVGKRRAYELGLFLRSRYGDWLGNEYLNQTSQFRSSNVDRVIMSAQLLAAGLYPPHKIQSLKFECSKYEAMRNELENTDEHLVRRAENLTDFFQFLSRHVGTKVGQQEASEIYEQLYAEMGEHVKLPEWTEEIFPNGKLRDVAGYDYVIQSYNKSMIQLNGGQWIREWLKNVDNYLNGSSLSGNQIGFFYGGHEYNLASILAALGVFKPHVPYYSSAVIFELSKTDDEYFVKVLYRNRGNLMKIHLPDCQSFHCPLDTFRELYSDVILDDPYTYC, from the exons ATGACCGCCCTAGTTCTACTGGGTTTCGTTTCACTGGCTTCATTTTTCGTCGACTCTTCTGCcagagaattgaaaatgattcagGTAATGTTTCGACACGGTGATCGGGCACCTACGACCGCCGTCAAGGAAATTTACCCCCTGGATCCTTACGCGAACGAAACCTGGTACCCGGAAGGCTGGGGCGGTCTGACAAAC GTCGGAAAACGCCGGGCCTATGAACTTGGCCTCTTTTTGAGATCGAGGTACGGCGACTGGCTAGGGAATGAATACTTAAATCAAACGAGCCAATTTCGAAGCAGCAACGTCGACAGAGTGATCATGTCCGCTCAACTTTTGGCAGCGGGACTTTATCCGCCGCACAAAATTCAAAG CCTCAAATTCGAGTGTTCAAAGTACGAAGCGATGCGAAACGAGCTAGAAAACACGGACGAACATTTGGTGCGACGGGCCGAAAAtttgaccgatttttttcaattcttgagCAGACACGTCGGCACGAAGGTCGGACAGCAGGAAGCCAGCGAAATTTACGAACAACTTTACGCGGAG ATGGGCGAACACGTCAAGCTGCCCGAATGGACTGAGGAAATATTTCCAAATGGCAAACTGAGGGACGTCGCCGGTTACGATTACGTCATTCAGTCTTACAACAAGTCGATGATCCAGCTGAACGGAG GTCAGTGGATTCGCGAATGGTTGAAAAACGTGGATAACTATTTGAACGGTTCGTCGCTGAGCGGAAATcaaattggatttttttacGGCGGACACGAATACAACTTAGCTTCAATTCTGGCTGCTCTGGGAGTCTTCAAACCGCACGTTCCGTACTACAGCAGCGCCGTGATATTCGAGCTTTCCAAAACCGATGACGAATATTTCGTTAAG GTCCTCTACCGAAACAGGGGTAATCTTATGAAAATCCATCTTCCGGATTGCCAGAGTTTTCATTGCCCCCTGGATACGTTTCGCGAATTATATTCCGACGTGATCCTCGATGATCCGTATACCTATTGTTAA
- the LOC124299976 gene encoding venom acid phosphatase Acph-1-like isoform X3: MTALVLLGFVSLASFFVDSSARELKMIQVMFRHGDRAPTTAVKEIYPLDPYANETWYPEGWGGLTNVGKRRAYELGLFLRSRYGDWLGNEYLNQTSQFRSSNVDRVIMSAQLLAAGLYPPHKIQRWDPMLNWQPIPVHLISDSKNILYSLKFECSKHVGTKVGQQEASEIYEQLYAEMGEHVKLPEWTEEIFPNGKLRDVAGYDYVIQSYNKSMIQLNGGQWIREWLKNVDNYLNGSSLSGNQIGFFYGGHEYNLASILAALGVFKPHVPYYSSAVIFELSKTDDEYFVKVLYRNRGNLMKIHLPDCQSFHCPLDTFRELYSDVILDDPYTYC, encoded by the exons ATGACCGCCCTAGTTCTACTGGGTTTCGTTTCACTGGCTTCATTTTTCGTCGACTCTTCTGCcagagaattgaaaatgattcagGTAATGTTTCGACACGGTGATCGGGCACCTACGACCGCCGTCAAGGAAATTTACCCCCTGGATCCTTACGCGAACGAAACCTGGTACCCGGAAGGCTGGGGCGGTCTGACAAAC GTCGGAAAACGCCGGGCCTATGAACTTGGCCTCTTTTTGAGATCGAGGTACGGCGACTGGCTAGGGAATGAATACTTAAATCAAACGAGCCAATTTCGAAGCAGCAACGTCGACAGAGTGATCATGTCCGCTCAACTTTTGGCAGCGGGACTTTATCCGCCGCACAAAATTCAAAG GTGGGATCCGATGCTGAATTGGCAGCCGATACCGGTTCACCTTATTTCAGactcgaaaaatattctctaCAGCCTCAAATTCGAGTGTTCAAA ACACGTCGGCACGAAGGTCGGACAGCAGGAAGCCAGCGAAATTTACGAACAACTTTACGCGGAG ATGGGCGAACACGTCAAGCTGCCCGAATGGACTGAGGAAATATTTCCAAATGGCAAACTGAGGGACGTCGCCGGTTACGATTACGTCATTCAGTCTTACAACAAGTCGATGATCCAGCTGAACGGAG GTCAGTGGATTCGCGAATGGTTGAAAAACGTGGATAACTATTTGAACGGTTCGTCGCTGAGCGGAAATcaaattggatttttttacGGCGGACACGAATACAACTTAGCTTCAATTCTGGCTGCTCTGGGAGTCTTCAAACCGCACGTTCCGTACTACAGCAGCGCCGTGATATTCGAGCTTTCCAAAACCGATGACGAATATTTCGTTAAG GTCCTCTACCGAAACAGGGGTAATCTTATGAAAATCCATCTTCCGGATTGCCAGAGTTTTCATTGCCCCCTGGATACGTTTCGCGAATTATATTCCGACGTGATCCTCGATGATCCGTATACCTATTGTTAA
- the LOC124299974 gene encoding venom acid phosphatase Acph-1-like, which yields MILQILRMGGNIIAVIALAVLSIITPNWAKVKVTQVQVLFRHGERTPLSKELYPNDIYNISTYDEWGLGQLTNTGKMREYQLGMVLKDRYKDLLGPTYVHSDVYALSSNFDRTKMSLQLVLAALFPPSANQVWNPDLPWMPIPIHSVPQSIDILFRAHECPKFQEAYSRIERLPHFQEQFAIHKNFFEFLSETTGLNITDPVPIYEIQGLLAAQKGMNLTLPEWCTQAVFDHMNEVAVLYYHMRSYTPEVKRLESGPLVKKFIDNMKLDRTQEKPRKIYLYSGHEITVSAFLKAHGILEPKIPLFGTAVMVELLQNKSGKRFIRMMLWTGVTEQLKTLRLPGCRSICRIEKYLELTREIIPSQEELDCHYRRLTPSVFRGFTDDQVYYN from the exons ATGATACTTCAGATTCTCAGAATGGGAGGAAATATCATTGCCGTCATCGCTCTGGCCGTGCTTTCCATCATCACGCCAAATTGGGCCAAAGTAAAAGTGACCCAGGTGCAAGTG CTATTCAGACATGGGGAGAGAACTCCACTTTCTAAAGAGCTGTACCCAAACGACATCTACAATATCTCCACCTATGATGAGTGGGGCCTTGGCCAGTTGACAAAC ACTGGAAAGATGCGGGAGTACCAGCTGGGAATGGTGCTGAAAGATCGGTACAAAGACTTGCTGGGCCCTACCTATGTACACAGTGATGTTTACGCCCTCAGCTCAAACTTCGATCGTACAAAGATGTCCCTTCAGCTGGTTCTGGCCGCCCTTTTTCCCCCTTCAGCAAATCAAGTCTGGAATCCCGATTTGCCCTGGATGCCTATCCCCATTCACTCCGTACCGCAAAGTATCGACATCCTGTTCCGGGCCCACGAGTGTCCAAA ATTCCAGGAGGCGTATTCTCGGATAGAACGACTTCCACACTTCCAGGAGCAGTTCGCAATACACAAAAACTTTTTCGAGTTCCTTTCGGAAACAACTGGCCTCAATATTACGGATCCGGTACCGATTTACGAGATCCAAGGTCTTCTGGCTGCACAG AAAGGAATGAACTTAACTTTGCCCGAATGGTGTACGCAAGCTGTCTTCGACCACATGAACGAGGTCGCTGTCCTCTACTACCATATGAGGAGTTACACGCCGGAGGTTAAGAGGCTGGAAAGCGGAccgttggtgaaaaaattcatcgacaACATGAAGCTCGATAGAACGCAAGAAAAACCACGGAAGATTTACCTTTACAGTGGCCACGAAATCACCGTTTCTGCTTTTCTCAAAGCTCATGGAATCCTCGAACCCAAAATTCCGCTCTTCGGTACTGCAGTCATGGTCGAACTGCTCCAGAACAAAAGTGGAAAGCGTTTCATAAGG ATGATGCTGTGGACTGGAGTAACGGAGCAGCTGAAAACGCTTCGGTTACCTGGCTGTAGATCCATCTGCCGAATTGAGAAGTACTTAGAGCTAACTCGAGAAATTATACCGTCACAGGAGGAACTTGATTGTCATTACAGGCGACTCACTCCAAGCGTATTCCGTGGTTTCACCGATGACCAAGTATACTACAATTGA